The DNA region AAAATACCTCCAATAAACTGTTTGCTAAAGTTGAATTTGTTCGTAAAGAAATCCTCAAAGAAAAATACTTTGGAGTAACTGCTGTTTTTAACCGTTTCAAACGCGTCCGGAATGTTCAGGTTTAAACTGCTACAGATAAAATAAATCGTTAAGAAAACGGATAAAACCAGGAAAAACGTTTGTAAAGTGTCGGTGATGATGATCGTTTTTAAACCGCCTTTAAAGGTGTACAACCATATCAGTGCCAGCGAAATCAGCACAGTTAACCAAAATGGAATGCCATAATTATCGAAGATAAATCGTTGTAAAACAATTACAACTAAATATAATCGGGTTGCAGAACCTAACGTTCGGCTTAATAAAAAGATGGATGCAGCGGTTTTATAGCTGTAATGCCCAAGGCGCTGCTCAATGTAACTATAAATCGAAGTCAGGTTCATTCGGTAATACAATGGCAGCAAAACCGTTGCAATGATGATAAAACCCACGGCGTTACCTAAAACGAACTGAAAATATTGAAACTGGTTTCCGCCGGGCGCACCAACTTCGCCGGGCACCGAGATAAAGGTGACACCAGAAAGTGCCGTTCCAATCATCCCAAAGGCCACCAAATACCATTTAGAGTTTTTATTGGCGGTAAAAAATGTAGAGTTGTCTGATGTTTTTTTGGAGGTTGCAAATGAAATAATAATCAACACTAAAAAATAGCCAATTATAAATAGCAGTAAAATGGTTGGTGACATAGTTTTGTTTTAAGCTGCTAAATGTAAGAAATTACCGATTAATGTCAAGGGCTCATTCGTTCATTTGTCATTAGTTTATTAGCCAGAGCACCCAAACAAATGAACTAACGAACATCTTAATGAACTAATGAACATTTTCCATATTTTTGTATTATGAATTTTTCATCCAAGCTGCTTGAAGATGCAGTAAACGAATTCTCAAAATTGCCGGGTGTAGGCCAAAAAACCGCTTTAAGGTTGGTTTTACACCTCTTAAATAAAGAGCAGGAAGAAGTTAACCAGTTTGGAAATACTTTGATTAAACTAAAAAAGGAAATCAAAAACTGTAGCATTTGTTACAATATCTCCGATCACCCGATTTGCGAAATCTGTACTTCGCATAAACGTGATAAAGAAACCATTTGTGTGGTTGAAGATACACGCGATGTAATGGCCATTGAAAATACAGGTCAATATTTTGGCGTTTACCACGTTCTGGGTGGCTTAATTTCGCCGATGGATGGGGTAGGGCCGGCCGATTTATTTATCGACGGTTTGGTGCAACGGGTTGCGACAGGGAATATAAAAGAAGTAATTTTAGCCCTGAGCCCAAATATGGAGGGCGATACTACGCTGTTCTATCTTTATAAAAGGTTAAAGGATTTTAATGTTGCAGTAACTACAATTGCCCGTGGCATTGCCTTTGGCGGCGAGTTAGAATATACCGATGAAATTACACTCGGTCGCTCGATTGTTACCCGCGTACCTTACGAAACCGCAATGATGAAATAATGGCCAAACAAGTTTATCTTTTAGTCGCATTGATGCTGTTGAGCATTGCTGGCCGGGCACAAGTAAAAATTCACTCACATAACGATTATACCCACCAAAAACCTTTTTACGATGCGAGTGCGCACCGTGCATTTTCTATTGAGGCCGATGTTTTTGTAGTTGGCGATTCGCTGATCGTGGCCCATAGCAGGAAAGAGATAAAAGAAGGAAATACGCTGCAGAAGCTGTATTTAGAGCCGATTGCGGCGCTATCCAAAACAGAAAAGTTTTACAGTTTCCAGTTAATGATCGATTTCAAGGATAGTTGGGATTTGACTTATCCTGTTTTGTTAAAAGCCTTAAAGCCGTATCAAAAATACTTCGTTAAGGGAAACCAAATGGTATCAATTGTGATTAGTGGCAACCGACCTCCAGACTCAACTTTCCACACTTTTAAAGAAGTAAGTTTTGATGGCTTGCCAAACGTTGGTTATGCCGCCGCCGATTTAAGTAAAATAACCATGATTAGCGATAACTTTGCCCTACATTCCAAATGGAAAGGTGTGGGCGAAATCCCGGAGGCGGATGAGGTTAAACTAAAAGCTTTGATTGATGATGCCCATAAAGTAGACAAGCCGTTTCGGTTTTGGGGCGCACCAGACACCGAGGCTTGCTGGAAATTGTTGCACGATTTGGGCGCAGACATTATCAATACAGACAAAGTTGCGGAAGCGACACAATATTTGCAATGACTGATAAGCAAATAGCAATAGGCAATGGGCAATAAGCAATTGAACAAGTGAGCCAATTAGCAATTCAGCAATTAAACAATTCAGTCAATTAACCATTTTCGAATGAAAGATAAAGTTATAATCATCACGGGCGCATCGAGCGGAATAGGAAAGGCTTGCGCTGAGGAATTTGCCAAACGTGGCGCAAACCTTGTTTTGGCTGCCCGTCAGTATGTTACCCTTTGTGAAATTACGGCCGATCTCGAAAAAAAATATGGCATAAGGGCTGTCGCCGTTCAGGCCGACGTAAGCAAAGAGGCCGATTGTGAATTGATCATCAAACAAGCGTTGGTTTCCTTTCAAAAAATCGATATCCTCGTTAATAATGCAGGTTTATCTATGCGTGCCCTGTTTAACGACCTTGATTTATCGGTGATAAAAAATCTGATGGATGTGAATTTCTGGGGAACGGTTTACTGCACCAAATACGCATTGCCCGAGATCTTGAAAACCAAGGGAACGGTAGTTGGAATTTCATCTATTGCCGGGTACCGCGGTTTACCGGGCAGAACCGGTTATTCAGCATCGAAATTTGCCATGAATGGTTTCATGGAATCGCTGCGTACAGAGCTTTTAAAAACGGGAGTGAATGTATTGGTGGCCTGCCCGGGCTTTACAGCGTCGAACATCCGTGTAACCGCGTTGGCCAAAGATGGAATGGCCCACGGTGAAACCAGTATGGATGAAGGTAAAATGATGACATCGGAGGAGGTTGCCAGCATCATAGCCGACGGTATTGAGAAACGCAAACGCACGCTGATTATGACAGGACAAGGAAAATTAGCGGTTTGGATGAATAAGTTATTTCCGGCCTTTGTTGATAAAAAGGTGTTCGATTTGTTTGCAAAAGAAAAAAATCCGTTGATAAAAGGGTAGGAGGTAGGAAGTCCGAAGTCCGGTCGTAAATAGGATAAGATCGCAGTTCCCGACCAGTGGAGTTTCGCCTATTAATTTATTCTTGATAATTAAGTTTTCGAAAGAAAACGTACAGACATACGGTTAGCCGTATAAAAAGAAGTATTTATTTAAGCTTTTTTGTATCTCATTAATTAAAATAAATTATTATGGCAAAAACAGCAGCATTTCATTCTATCAAAGCAAATGTTCACCATGACAACACAAAGTGTACAGAAGGTAACAACATTGAAAAAGAGAATCTGCGATCTGGAACAGGTGGCAAACCTAAATGTGCAAATTGTTCCAAGTTAGACTAGTTTGACTTTTGAGTATTAATTGATTTAATTAAAGAATTAAGACTGCCCCTTGTGAAAACAAGGGGCTTTATTTTAATATGCATATATAGTCTCGTTAATCGAGATCTGCAATCCCGATTTTGCGCTTTGGATTTAAAATCCAGCAATCGATAGGAGTCATATAACAAAAAGATCGTGTTAGGTTCGTTTAATTTAAATTGGTAAATTTGATAATATGGAAACACTGATTGTACAACCGAAAAACAGAAAGCAGTTATCAGCTATCAGAGCCTTACTTAAGGCTTTGGACGTTTCTTTTAAGGAGGCAAAAGAAGATGAAACCGCGTACTTGAGCAGATCTGAAGATAATAAACAAGCGCTGAACAAGAGCATTAAACAGGCTGAGAGCGGGCAAACTGTTAAGGTAGATGTTTTCTGTTAATAGAGTTTTGCGACCCGATTTTTTGAGGTCTGGACTCAAAATCCAGCATGAATAGACGAGATTCAAATCGCGATCAGCGGATAGCCGGTTTTGATAAAATGCAATATATTTTTAGAAACATTTTGGAATTATAAAAAAGTATATCAATATTTGCTGTATAAACATGATAATTAAAAACTTAAATAACAATTGGTGGTGGCATAACGAAATTCGTTAGGCAAGTTCTATTGTTATATATTTTAAAATATTTTATAAAACGATGAAAAGGATTGCCCAAAAAGCAATCCTTTTTTTTATGTGCTATCATTATGCTTAATAAAATTCGGAATCTTGCAAAACGATTTTGAATTAAGGCGATAGCTACAAATGGCAACACACAAATCAACATGAAACAAATATTAAACCATCTATTCGAAAATAAGAGCTTTAGCAGGGAAGAAGCAAAAAACATCCTGATCTCTATCTCGCAGGGCGAATTTAATTCTTCGCAAATTGCGGCCTTTATCACTGCTTACGCCATGCGCAACATTACCGTTCATGAGCTTCAGGGTTTTCGCGATGCAATGCTGGATTTAGGCGTAAAGGTAGATTTTTCCGACTTCGAGCTAATTGATCTTTGTGGAACCGGTGGCGATGGAAAAGACACTTTCAATATTTCAACTCTTTCGTCGTTTGTAGTGGCCGGCGCTGGTCATAAGGTGGCAAAACATGGTAACTATGGCGTTTCGTCGGGCTGCGGGTCATCAAATGTGATGGAATATCTGGGCTATCAATTTACCAACGATCAAGATACACTAAAACGAAACCTTGATACCGCCGGAATTTGCTTTTTGCATGCACCACTATTTAATCCCGCAATGAAAATTGTTGCGCCGATCCGTAAGGATCTGGGTGTGAAAACGTTTTTTAATATGCTCGGTCCAATGGTAAACCCATCTCAGCCGAAATATCAAATGGTAGGCGTTTTTAGTCTCGAATTGGCTCGGGTGTACAATTACCTCTATCAAGATACCACGAAAAACTATACCATTGTACATGCGCTTGAAGGTTACGACGAAATTTCGCTTACCTGCGATGTAAAAACCTTCAACAACAAAGGCGAGAGCATATTAACACTGGGCGATATGGGTTTCGAAAAGGTAGATGTAAATGAGATCAAAGGTGGCGATACCGTAGAGTCATCTGCAAAAATATTTATCGATGTGTTGAACGGCGATGCAACCGATGTACAGAACAATGTAGTGCTTTGTAACTCGGCATTGGCCATCAAAACCATAAAACCAACAGCTACTTTTGCCGATTGCTTTTATGAGGCCGAAGAATCGCTAATGAGCAAAAAAGCCTTAGAAAGCTTCAAAAAATTGGTCGCCTAATGAAAGACTTAAAAGTAAAGGTATGCGGAATGAAGCTCGCGGCGAATATTGCTGCGGTTGCGGCTTTGCGCCCCAACTATTTAGGCTTCATTTTTTATGATCAATCGCCCAGGTTTATCAGTGATGTATCGGCCGAACTGATTAAGTATATTCCTGCAGAAATTAAGACCGTTGGCGTTTTTGTTGATGAAGATATTGAAACGGTTAAGAAAAAAGTAAATCAATATCAGTTAAAAGCTGTTCAGTTACATGGAAAGGAAGCGCCCGAATATTGCAGGGAATTGAAAACTGATTTTAACAATTTAGAGGTGATTAAGGCTTTCGGCGTGGATGAAGATTTTGATTTCGCTTTGCTAAATGCTTATGTGGATTCGGTTGATTACTTTTTGTTCGATACCAAAACCAAAGCACATGGTGGGTCGGGAAAAACCTTTGATTGGAAAATTTTGGCCGGCTATAGTTTACATAAGCCTTACTTTTTAAGTGGTGGAATAGATTTGGAACATACAGAGGCAATAGCGAAGATTAACGATCCTCGTTTATACGCATTAGACGTCAACAGCCGGTTTGAAATTAAGCCAGGTGTAAAGGATGTGGATAAGATAAATGAGTTTATAGAAGCAACGAAAATTTAAGCTGTCATTCTGAGCGTAGCGAAGAATCCCTAGCCTACGAAGCTGTTGCTTAAAGAAGCACTGCCTAATGATGTTTATTGCTAATTGGGTTCAGATTCTTCATTGCATTCAGAATGACAGAAAACATGGCATAAAATTAATTGAAAGACATAATTCATGATTTCAATTATGATTAAATTAGGAACAATTCATTGCCGTCGGTTTCAACCGACGGATTTTGATAAGAATATATGAAATACAAGGTAAACGAAAAAGGATATTACGGCGATTTTGGAGGAGCTTACATCCCAGAGATGTTGTATCCAAACGTAGAAGAATTACGTCAAAACTATTTAAAGATTATTGATGATGCCGATTTCCAAAAGGAATTTCATCAACTATTAAAAGACTACGTCGGCCGCCCGTCGCCATTGTATCTGGCTAAAC from Pedobacter endophyticus includes:
- the recR gene encoding recombination mediator RecR, translating into MNFSSKLLEDAVNEFSKLPGVGQKTALRLVLHLLNKEQEEVNQFGNTLIKLKKEIKNCSICYNISDHPICEICTSHKRDKETICVVEDTRDVMAIENTGQYFGVYHVLGGLISPMDGVGPADLFIDGLVQRVATGNIKEVILALSPNMEGDTTLFYLYKRLKDFNVAVTTIARGIAFGGELEYTDEITLGRSIVTRVPYETAMMK
- a CDS encoding PI-PLC domain-containing protein, producing the protein MAKQVYLLVALMLLSIAGRAQVKIHSHNDYTHQKPFYDASAHRAFSIEADVFVVGDSLIVAHSRKEIKEGNTLQKLYLEPIAALSKTEKFYSFQLMIDFKDSWDLTYPVLLKALKPYQKYFVKGNQMVSIVISGNRPPDSTFHTFKEVSFDGLPNVGYAAADLSKITMISDNFALHSKWKGVGEIPEADEVKLKALIDDAHKVDKPFRFWGAPDTEACWKLLHDLGADIINTDKVAEATQYLQ
- a CDS encoding SDR family oxidoreductase; the protein is MKDKVIIITGASSGIGKACAEEFAKRGANLVLAARQYVTLCEITADLEKKYGIRAVAVQADVSKEADCELIIKQALVSFQKIDILVNNAGLSMRALFNDLDLSVIKNLMDVNFWGTVYCTKYALPEILKTKGTVVGISSIAGYRGLPGRTGYSASKFAMNGFMESLRTELLKTGVNVLVACPGFTASNIRVTALAKDGMAHGETSMDEGKMMTSEEVASIIADGIEKRKRTLIMTGQGKLAVWMNKLFPAFVDKKVFDLFAKEKNPLIKG
- a CDS encoding DUF2683 family protein, with amino-acid sequence METLIVQPKNRKQLSAIRALLKALDVSFKEAKEDETAYLSRSEDNKQALNKSIKQAESGQTVKVDVFC
- the trpD gene encoding anthranilate phosphoribosyltransferase; translated protein: MKQILNHLFENKSFSREEAKNILISISQGEFNSSQIAAFITAYAMRNITVHELQGFRDAMLDLGVKVDFSDFELIDLCGTGGDGKDTFNISTLSSFVVAGAGHKVAKHGNYGVSSGCGSSNVMEYLGYQFTNDQDTLKRNLDTAGICFLHAPLFNPAMKIVAPIRKDLGVKTFFNMLGPMVNPSQPKYQMVGVFSLELARVYNYLYQDTTKNYTIVHALEGYDEISLTCDVKTFNNKGESILTLGDMGFEKVDVNEIKGGDTVESSAKIFIDVLNGDATDVQNNVVLCNSALAIKTIKPTATFADCFYEAEESLMSKKALESFKKLVA
- a CDS encoding phosphoribosylanthranilate isomerase, with the protein product MKDLKVKVCGMKLAANIAAVAALRPNYLGFIFYDQSPRFISDVSAELIKYIPAEIKTVGVFVDEDIETVKKKVNQYQLKAVQLHGKEAPEYCRELKTDFNNLEVIKAFGVDEDFDFALLNAYVDSVDYFLFDTKTKAHGGSGKTFDWKILAGYSLHKPYFLSGGIDLEHTEAIAKINDPRLYALDVNSRFEIKPGVKDVDKINEFIEATKI